Part of the Chanos chanos chromosome 5, fChaCha1.1, whole genome shotgun sequence genome, AAACAGGGCAACAGGTCAGCCTTACTAGATAAAATAAAGCCTTGTCATTGACTCACATATTGACTAGGTCATGGTGTTGCTGATGAAAGCACTAAGAAACTTCTGAGCAAACATTACAAAATCAATACATGTACTACAGAAGCAGAGACCACACTGACAACTGTGtattttaaacatattaaacaaTATACATGAAAAGCAGAAGGAATATTTAATACGCAACGTTCCGATACCACAATATACTTGTTGTCTAATCTACTTGATCAAAGTAGCAAGAGTTTTGGGGATTCATTGAAACGGTGATGCAGACCTACTGGTCACTCACCTTTTGTTACATAGAGATAGAAGAAGTCACAATAGAGGATTGTCTGAACCACTCCAGCCACGATGGCGATCATGTCAAAGAAGCCCTCAAAGTAGAAGCGCCAGATCCAGTTGATGAGATAGAGAGCGCGATAGAGACCCAAGAAGAACAGGTAGTGGGTGGTGATGGTCTCAGCCTCTCCAGTCTTACTGATCATAAAGAGCTGAGGCAGGATGGATACAGACTCCAGATAGATAGAGAAGGTCCATAGGATCTATATAACAACATTGCAAACAAAAGGATGGAGTTAGAATGAATAGTTAAAGATGTTCGCTGTAGGAACCGCACTGAAAAGATTGAGATACAGTAAtttttcaaaaaggaaaaaaaaaaaaatgaattatggAAAAGTCCAAGTAGAGAAGactgaatggaaagaaaaggagCGAAGGAATGTAGCATTTTGAAGTGTATAGACTAGTTTACCTCCAGAGGAGAGAAATCGTGATTGACCAAGAAGGCCAAGCCACCCACTGGGACGACCAGGAACTCCACTCTGAATGTGTCGTGGTTTCCATCGTAGGTGGCTTTAAACTTGGCGTAGATGAGGTAAACTGTAGCGTACGAACATCCAATGTAGATCACCTGCATTGAATTAGAAGAATGACATGTGAAAAGTCAAATCAAGAACAAAACGTGGTTCATTTGCTTGTGAAAGGCagcttcttaaaaaaaaaagaaagaaagaaagaaaccaaacatAGTTCTGGATCATATGAAGCTGTTAAAGGTTcataaatataatgaaataCAATGAATGCATGTGTTATTTAGAGGGTATGTGGGTATGAAAAGACCTCACCTTCATTGTTGTGTTGTAAAGGGAAATGAAAGAGGTGAGCAGGTCCAAGTAACGGGTAGTGAAAACCAAGGCAAACAGGATCTGGCTTTTTCCAGAAATACctggaaaacaaaggaaaaaagtgcTATTTGTAAAGTTAAAACACTTAAAGGTTCTGCAACTGTTTTGCAACTCCAATGTGGGCCAACATAAACTGTTGCAAGGCAGTAAGCAGAAGTCTCGTTAGCTTGTGTGGCCAGTTTATCTCTTTGGGGACCAAAGAGCATGTCTGATTATCATAACACAACTTCGTTCAAAAAGTGTACACATTTCCACATGCATTTAGCGTTTCAAACTTGACTGAAGACATCCGATAAATTCCTATCCATAAGACTATAAATCTACAGAGgtacaaaaatattttcctaCTCATTCACACTTAGGTAAGCTCTAAATGCATGGCATCTCAATGctgacaaatgtaaaaatacactAACATTATCTGAATGAAGAAACCTTTCAATGTCAGTGAATCTCA contains:
- the kdelr2b gene encoding ER lumen protein-retaining receptor 2b, which translates into the protein MNIFRLTGDLSHLAAIIILLLKIWKTRSCAGISGKSQILFALVFTTRYLDLLTSFISLYNTTMKVIYIGCSYATVYLIYAKFKATYDGNHDTFRVEFLVVPVGGLAFLVNHDFSPLEILWTFSIYLESVSILPQLFMISKTGEAETITTHYLFFLGLYRALYLINWIWRFYFEGFFDMIAIVAGVVQTILYCDFFYLYVTKVLKGKKLSLPA